The following nucleotide sequence is from Tardiphaga alba.
CACATGTCCGTCGTTATCCGTCTCGCCCGCGCAGGCACCAAGAAGCGTCCCGTCTATCACGTCGTCGTCGCCGACTCGCGCTTCCCGCGCGATGGCCGCTTCATCGAGCGTCTCGGCTACTTCAACCCGCTGCTCGCCAAGGACAACGAGCTGCGCCTGAAGCTCGACCTCGAGAAGGTAAAGTCCTGGCTCGCCAAGGGCGCACAGCCGTCGGACCGCGTGTCGCGCTTCCTCGACGCTGCCGGCATCATCAAGCGCGAAGCCCGCAACAATCCCGAGAAGGCTGTGCCCCGCAAGGAGCGCAAGGCTGCTGAAGCCAAGTAAGACGACATGACCACCGCGCAAATCTGCGTCGCGCGCATCGGCGCGCCGCATGGGGTGCGCGGCCAGGTCCGGCTGTGGACCTTCACCGAAGATCCCTTTGCCGTTTGCGACTACGGCCCGCTTGCCACCAAGGACGGCAAGCGGACCATCGAGATCGACAATGTGCGTGAGGCCAAGGGCCATCTGGTGGCGACGCTGAAAGGCGTCACCGATCGCGATGCCGCCGCCCGCCTCAATGGCGTCGAGCTCTATGTGGCGCGCGACGCGCTGCCCGACACCGAAGACGGTGAATATTACCACGCCGACCTGATCGGACTTGCCGCGGTGAATGCCGCCGACGAGGCGATCGGCCGCGTCGTCGCGATGCATGACTTCGGCGCCGGCGATATCATCGAGATCGCGCCGCCCTCGGGGCCGACGCTGCTGCTGCCGTTTACGGATGCCGTGGTGCCGACAGTGGATATCGCGGGTGGCAAGGTGGTGATCGAGATGCCTGGCGAGATCGTCGATGACGATCCCGCCGCCGCTGACGACTAGGCTTTCAGAGCTTCCGCAATCGTATCGGCGAATGGCGTGGTCGGTCGTCCGATCAGTTTGCTCAGTGCATGCCCCTCATCGAACAGCGCGCCGTCCGCTGCCGCGGTGTTCGACGTCGCAATCAGCTCCGCCAGTTCTTCCGGCAGTCCTGCATTGAGCATGATCGCCTTGAACTCTGATTCCGGCAGGCGAATGTAAGGGATCGTCTTGCCCGACTGCTTGCTGATCTCTGCCGCGAAATCATCCAGCGTGAAGGCCTCGTCGCCCGCCAGCTCATAGACGTGGCCTGCATGACCTTCTCCGGCCAGTATGGCCGCAGCCGCCGCTGCATAGTCCTCACGTGATGCCGATGCGATACGGCCATCTTTGGCGCTGCTCACCAGCGCATCATGCGCCAGCGCGGCCGGGATCGAGGCCGTGTAGTTTTCCGTGTACCAGCCATTGCGCAGCAGGACGAAGGGCACGCCGGAGGCGCGGATCAGCTCTTCCGTCGGCAGATGCTCGCGCGCCACGGATAGTTTCGACGTGTCCGCACGCAGCACGCTCGTATAGGCGAGCAGCTTCGCGCCGGCGCGCTTGGCCGCGTCGATGACGTTGCGATGCTGCGCCACGCGTTGGCCGAGTTCGTTGGACGAGATCAGCAGCACCTCATCAATGCCCTTCAGTGCGGCATCCAGCGTCTCTGGCTTGCTGTAATCGGCCGCGACAACGGTGATGCCTTTTGCGGCGAGGTCGGCGCCCTTGGCGGGGTCGCGCATGCCGGCGACGATCTGGCTGGCGGGAACGCGCTTCAGCAGCGCATCCAAGGTGAGGCGGCCGAGCTGGCCATTGGCGGCGGTGACAAGAATACGGTGGTTCGACATGCGGGCTTCCTATATGGTCTCTGATGGGCAGTAGGTCTTGAATAGAGACCGCATCCCGTTTCCGTAAGGAGGCAGGTTTTTCGCCCCAGGTTACTTGGAAGTGACCTCCCTCCGGCCCGAAGGAGTCCCCGATGCCGAATGATGCGCCCCTGGCGACCCGTTTCGATGAATGGCAGGCGCAGGGTTTTGATGCCGAGGCCTGCCCGGTCCGCAATGTGCTGGACCGTATCGGCGACAAATGGACGTCGCTCCTGCTGGTGGCGCTGGCCGCCAAGCCGCGCCGCTTTAGCGAGTTGCACCGCGCCGTGCCGGATATCTCCAAGCGGATGCTCACCCAGTCACTGCGCGATCTGCAGCGCGATGGGCTGATCACCCGCCATGTGTTTCCGACCAAGCCACCTTCGGTGGAATACCGCCTGTCGCCGCTCGGTCAGTCCGCCATGGCGCCGCTGGCAAGCCTGATCGACTGGGCCGAGCGCAGTTTTGCGAAGATCAAGGCCTCCCGCGCAGCCTTCGATGCGGCTGACACCAGCGAGCATGTGGCGGCGGCTTGACTGACATTCACTCCGTCATGGCCGGGCCCGTCCCGGCCATCCACGTCTTGCGGTGCTTGCAACAAGGCGTGGATACGCGGGACAAGCCCGCGCATGACGGGGAGGGTTTGACGCCCCGCGCGCAACGCGCGATGGAGAGGCATGACTGCTTCACCGACACCATGGCGCGCGACTGTCCTCACGCTGTTTCCCGAGATGTTTCCGGGGCCGCTGGGCATCAGTCTGGCCGGCCGTGCGCTGGCTTCCGGCCTGTGGTCGCTGGAAGCCCGGGATATCCGTGCTTCGGCTACCGACAAGCATCGTAGCGTCGATGATACGCCGGCTGGCGGAGGGCCGGGCATGGTGCTGCGCGCCGATGTGCTGGCTGCGGCCATCGATGCCGTCGATGCCGCCGCCGAGCGGCCCAGGCTGATGATGAGCCCGCGTGGTCGGCCATTGACCCAGGCGCGCGTGGCGGAACTTGCGGCCGGGCCGGGGCCGCTGATCGTCTGCGGTCGCTTTGAGGGCATCGACCAGCGCGTCATCGATGGGCGACAGCTTGAGGAAGTCTCGATCGGCGATTACGTGCTGTCGGGCGGTGAAATCGCTGCCATGACCCTGATCGATGCCTGCGTACGGCTGCTGCCGGGCGTGATGGGCAAGCTGGAGTCCGGTTCCGACGAGAGTTTCTCGGATGGCCTACTGGAGTACCCGCAATACACCCGCCCGCAGGTTTTCGAGGGCCGGCCGATCCCGGACGTCCTTTTGTCTGGCGATCACGCCAAGGTAGCCGCCTGGCGCCTTGCGGAATCCGAGGCTTTGACGGAAAAACGGCGGCCCGACCTATGGGCAGCGCGCCCAAAAGCGCCGGAATCAGGCAGGAAGCGAAAATCGCCAAAATTCACGACGCCCGAGTGACACAGACGGGTGACAACGGCTTTGCTTTGCTGTAGAGCAGCGCCACATCCGTGCACTGGCAGGGTAAGAGTTTCGCGCGCAGCCCGCGCCGACGTCTGGGCGCGCCGCCGATGGAGATTTCGATGAACCTCATTCAGACGCTCGAAAAAGAGCAGTTCGACCGCTTGTCCGCAACCAAGTCGATTCCGGAATTCGGTCCGGGCGACACCGTCATCGTCAACGTGAAGGTTGTCGAAGGCGAGCGCACCCGCGTGCAGGCCTATGAAGGCGTCTGCATCGGCCGCAACGGCGGTGGCATCAATGAGAGCTTCACCGTGCGCAAGATTTCGTATGGCGAGGGTGTCGAGCGCGTGTTCCCGCTGCTCTCCCCGATGATCGACTCGATCAAGGTCGTGCGCCGCGGCAAGGTGCGTCGCGCCAAGCTGTATTACCTGCGCGATCTGCGCGGCAAGTCGGCCCGC
It contains:
- the rimM gene encoding ribosome maturation factor RimM (Essential for efficient processing of 16S rRNA) translates to MTTAQICVARIGAPHGVRGQVRLWTFTEDPFAVCDYGPLATKDGKRTIEIDNVREAKGHLVATLKGVTDRDAAARLNGVELYVARDALPDTEDGEYYHADLIGLAAVNAADEAIGRVVAMHDFGAGDIIEIAPPSGPTLLLPFTDAVVPTVDIAGGKVVIEMPGEIVDDDPAAADD
- the trmD gene encoding tRNA (guanosine(37)-N1)-methyltransferase TrmD, with the protein product MTASPTPWRATVLTLFPEMFPGPLGISLAGRALASGLWSLEARDIRASATDKHRSVDDTPAGGGPGMVLRADVLAAAIDAVDAAAERPRLMMSPRGRPLTQARVAELAAGPGPLIVCGRFEGIDQRVIDGRQLEEVSIGDYVLSGGEIAAMTLIDACVRLLPGVMGKLESGSDESFSDGLLEYPQYTRPQVFEGRPIPDVLLSGDHAKVAAWRLAESEALTEKRRPDLWAARPKAPESGRKRKSPKFTTPE
- a CDS encoding winged helix-turn-helix transcriptional regulator, encoding MPNDAPLATRFDEWQAQGFDAEACPVRNVLDRIGDKWTSLLLVALAAKPRRFSELHRAVPDISKRMLTQSLRDLQRDGLITRHVFPTKPPSVEYRLSPLGQSAMAPLASLIDWAERSFAKIKASRAAFDAADTSEHVAAA
- a CDS encoding SDR family oxidoreductase, whose translation is MSNHRILVTAANGQLGRLTLDALLKRVPASQIVAGMRDPAKGADLAAKGITVVAADYSKPETLDAALKGIDEVLLISSNELGQRVAQHRNVIDAAKRAGAKLLAYTSVLRADTSKLSVAREHLPTEELIRASGVPFVLLRNGWYTENYTASIPAALAHDALVSSAKDGRIASASREDYAAAAAAILAGEGHAGHVYELAGDEAFTLDDFAAEISKQSGKTIPYIRLPESEFKAIMLNAGLPEELAELIATSNTAAADGALFDEGHALSKLIGRPTTPFADTIAEALKA
- the rpsP gene encoding 30S ribosomal protein S16: MSVVIRLARAGTKKRPVYHVVVADSRFPRDGRFIERLGYFNPLLAKDNELRLKLDLEKVKSWLAKGAQPSDRVSRFLDAAGIIKREARNNPEKAVPRKERKAAEAK
- the rplS gene encoding 50S ribosomal protein L19, producing the protein MNLIQTLEKEQFDRLSATKSIPEFGPGDTVIVNVKVVEGERTRVQAYEGVCIGRNGGGINESFTVRKISYGEGVERVFPLLSPMIDSIKVVRRGKVRRAKLYYLRDLRGKSARITEKKTERPAKAKVAAAAE